The segment ATGTTAGGAGTTGAAATAACCATTTTAACAAGGGAACAGGTTGAAGAGGAGAACATACCCTTAAGAGAAGCTGAAACCAAGGATGTTGCCTTTGTAAGTGCTGGTGACCCATTGATAGCAACAACACATTCAGATCTCATGATCGAAGCTAAAAAAAAGGGAATAGAAACCCGTGTAATCCATTCATCATCAATACTCTCAGCAGCACCAGGAATTGCAGGTTTACAGGCATACAAATTCGGGAAGGTAACAACCATACCCTTTCCAGAGGACAATTACTTCCCACACTCCCCATACCTTGCATTAAAGGAAAATATGGGCTCTAAACTTCACACACTTGTACTTCTTGACATAAGGGCCCATGAAGACAGGTACATGACTGTAAACCAGGGATTGGAGTATCTTATGAAGGTTGAATCTGAACGAAAGGAAAATCTAATCTCAGGGGACACTCTTGCTGTGGTGATTGCCCGTGCAGGTGCAGATAAACCAGTTGTACGTGCAGATAAGATTAAAAAACTTTTAAATGAAGATTTTGGTGGTCCGCTTCATTGTTTGAT is part of the Methanobacterium aggregans genome and harbors:
- the dph5 gene encoding diphthine synthase, with protein sequence MLYFIGLGLYDAGDVSLKGAEALKNVDAIYAEFYTARLFGTNISSLEEMLGVEITILTREQVEEENIPLREAETKDVAFVSAGDPLIATTHSDLMIEAKKKGIETRVIHSSSILSAAPGIAGLQAYKFGKVTTIPFPEDNYFPHSPYLALKENMGSKLHTLVLLDIRAHEDRYMTVNQGLEYLMKVESERKENLISGDTLAVVIARAGADKPVVRADKIKKLLNEDFGGPLHCLMIPGNLHFMEAEALVVLGGAPQEILEEDL